DNA sequence from the Salvia splendens isolate huo1 chromosome 19, SspV2, whole genome shotgun sequence genome:
gattttcccccATTATTTGAGTAGTAAATTTCTTAGGGTTTCTTAGCCATAGTTTTAATAGAGTCGAGAACAAAAACCCGCCGCACCGATAAGCTGCTGTGAGCTGAGACAAACATGGCAACGCAGATGAGCAAAAAGCGAAAGGTGAGCTATCGATTTCTCCCAAGTCTTCTCATCAAAATCCGATCATAGTGCATAATCCGATGTTTTATTCTTTCAATCGGATTAAACTTGTTATTAATTCAACGCAATTGagtattttgaatttcttcaagtttGTTTTCTCTTAATACGTTGATTGCTATGATTGCGTTTAGTTTGTTGCGGATGGCGTGTTCTTTGCCGAACTAAACGAGGTGCTGACTCGCGAGCTGGCGGAGGATGGCTACTCCGGTGTGGAGGTTCGAGTCACGCCGATGCGCACCGAAATCATCATCCGAGCTACTCGTACACAGAACGTACTCGGTAATTGAATCAAACAATCGTATTTgcattttgaattttatttgagTATTATGCAATCGTTAATTTACTGCGTTTAATAGGCTTTTACCAATGCTTGGTTATTCAGGATTTATACAGATTCACTATGTCCCTTTGATTTTTAGGGAAAACAGTTTGGTATTGTTATATTGTGGATTCTTCATTCTTTGTTCTACTCTGATATTATAGGGATTAATGTGAGTTTTTATCTTCTGTGAGGTACATATCTGATTTCCACTATTTTGTTTACATGTCATGATCATGTTTATGCGATAACATGACATGAGAGTTGGTAGTTTCCGACTTGAAGAGTATAAATCTGTTTTCCTCTTTCTCTGGTTGCAATTTGGAGTTTGCGTATGTATGaacgattttttttatatattttgatagttatatcatttttgtgtttaaactttttagGAGAGAAGGGTAGGAGAATTAGGGAGCTGACATCAGTCGTTCAAAAGCGTTTCAAGTTCCCAGAGAACAGTGTGGAGCTTTATGCTGAGAAGGTCAACAATAGGGGTCTCTGTGCCATTGCTCAGGCCGAGTCACTGCGGTACAAGCTTCTTGGAGGCCTTGCTGTTCGGAGGTATGCATTTCACACTTTTGGTATGCTTCCCATCTATGATAGATCTTTCATCCAGACACACTTCCTGAAATTTTGTGATGAGCTAAGTACATTGCCTAggctaagtttgatattagaaAATACAGTTTTGTGATGAAGTTAATGTACGTAGCAATTGTTTCTTTAATCGTCATCGTTACAGCGTGATGGCAGTAATAAGTGTCTATCTCGTGTCTGAAGGTGACTAAATCTATCTTCCCATCTATTATGTGTCCagagaatatttttatttctcttgtGCAATTTGGGGATGGGAAGATAtttaatttagaaaatgaaCAGCTTCCTGCTCTGTGTTATCATTTAGATCTCTTGTGAGATTTTCTTGCTTTCATGGCATGCAATACCATAGACCATACGCCACGATCTATGccattctttttatttttttgtaaaattggtcttttgtaatttatttaagCATATTATGCATTTAACATTTGAAAGTTTTTGCACTCGACTATGTAACTTGAAATCTGATCCATCGTCAATTGTAAAAGATCACTGTAAAGAAAAGGATAACTCAAATTACAGTTAATAAACTTAACATTTGTATCCGCATCATAATTTCTGAGGATTGCACTGTCTTGTATCATTTCATTTCAACTAATTGCATTTCTATTATTCTGTCTAGGGCTTGCTATGGTGTCCTGAGGTTTGTTATGGAGAATGGTGCCAAGGGATGTGAGGTGGGTTGGAACATATCTTGTTCCTGATTTATTCCTTACTACAGTCTACGTACATCCCAATATTCACTCTAGACTGTAATCTTATTCTCTATAGGTGATTGTAAGTGGAAAGCTCCGTGCTCAGCGCGCCAAGTCCATGAAATTCAAGGATGGATACATGATTTCCTCTGGGCAACCCGTCAAGGAGTACATTGATGCTGCTGTGCGACATGTTCTACTTAGACAGGTTCAGTTCTTGATTATGCTTTTGTTATGCGCGTTTCTACAAACTCTTAGCTGACATCAACTTAACAATCTTATGATTTTTCTTCAGGGTGTACTTGGTATCAAGGTTAAGATTATGCTCGACTGGGATCCGAAGGGCAAGGTTGGGCCAATGACACCTTTGCCGGACGTTGTCACCATCCATCCGCCAAAGGAAGAGGAGTATATTCCTCAAATTCCTCAAACTGTTGCACCTGCCATCGAAGTAGCATGAAAATGAGTGTGTTTTCACCAGAATAGTACTATGTCATATCTATGTTTCTGAACTGCTACAAATTCCTTATACTTTTTGATCTAGTAAAACTTGTTCTCATTATTCCCTTtgtaatgtttatgatgacatTGATGAGACAGATcagtaaaaatatttttccacacCAAGATTCATTGGTTGGATTTTATTCTTGTGTGTGGTGGGAAACACTTTTTAAAATGTATTTCAACATTTGATTAGATAGCATAGTGTGATTAGTGTTCATATTGAAGAAGAATCTATTAAAAATTGTTACGTCATCATACGTCATGCGGCAACAATGTTTCAATGCGACTTGACCAATTTATCATAATTTTGCTTTCGGTCTTTCATTCTATACTTCTTCCATCCATATCACTAGATTTACATTTTATCAATATCTTTTTAACAGGTAAATACTCAGAAATATAAGAGAATTCAAGACTTTTGATCTCAAACATTAATCGTTCTACCATTAGACCAAGTCAT
Encoded proteins:
- the LOC121780249 gene encoding 40S ribosomal protein S3-2 encodes the protein MATQMSKKRKFVADGVFFAELNEVLTRELAEDGYSGVEVRVTPMRTEIIIRATRTQNVLGEKGRRIRELTSVVQKRFKFPENSVELYAEKVNNRGLCAIAQAESLRYKLLGGLAVRRACYGVLRFVMENGAKGCEVIVSGKLRAQRAKSMKFKDGYMISSGQPVKEYIDAAVRHVLLRQGVLGIKVKIMLDWDPKGKVGPMTPLPDVVTIHPPKEEEYIPQIPQTVAPAIEVA